The following are encoded together in the Phaseolus vulgaris cultivar G19833 chromosome 9, P. vulgaris v2.0, whole genome shotgun sequence genome:
- the LOC137820300 gene encoding serine protease SPPA, chloroplastic-like, protein MSKLLLLPSLPLTPSPHRYHTLSSASTLQFQCRFPFHSHARTTYPSLRALDSSSDAITNEELKEVPTEEGVLDQSVGITDEDYPSGEFDFKPVTGWSSFLVKLKMLVAFPWERVRKGSVLTMKLRGQISDQVKSRFSPGLSLPQICENFLKAAYDPRVSGIYLHIDSLNCGWGKVEEIRRHILDFKKSGKFILAYVPLCQEKEYYLACACDEIYSPPSAYFSLFGLTVQASFLRGILDNIGIEPQVERIGKYKSAGDQLARRTMSEENCEMLTALLDNIYTNWLDKVSSSKGKSREDIEKLINEGVYQVDKLKEEGLISNVIYDDEIITMLKERLGVKLDKDLPMVDYRKYSRVRKWTVGISGGRELIAIIRASGSISRVESQLSVSSSGITAEKFIEKIRTVRESKKFKAAIIRIDSPGGDALASDLMWREIRLLAAKKPVIASMSDVAASGGYYMAMGADAIVAESLTLTGSIGVVTGKFNLGKLYEKIGFNKEVISRGRYAELLAAEQRPFRPDEAELFAKSARHAYKQFRDKAALSRSMTVEKMEEVAQGRVWTGNDAASHGLVDAIGGLSRAIAIAKVKANIPQDSQVTLVEISRSSPSLPELLLGVGSSLVGADRMVKELLQGMTFSDGVQARMDGIMFQTLEEYPFGNPILSIIKDYLSSL, encoded by the exons ATGTCCAAGCTCCTTCTTCTACCCTCTCTTCCCCTCACTCCCTCCCCTCACCGTTATCACACTCTTTCTTCCGCTTCCACCCTTCAATTTCAATGCCGATTCCCCTTCCACTCCCACGCGCGCACGACATACCCTTCCCTTCGCGCTTTGGATTCCTCTTCCGACGCCATAACCAACGAAGAATTGAAAGAAGTGCCAACAGAAGAGGGCGTTCTAGATCAGAGTGTTGGGATTACGGACGAGGATTATCCAAGTGGCGAGTTCGATTTCAAACCGGTTACCGGATGGAGCAGCTTCCTCGTTAAGCTTAAGATGCTGGTTGCGTTCCCTTGGGAGCGTGTGCGCAAGGGCAGCGTTCTCACAATGAAGCTTCGTGGCCAG ATATCTGATCAAGTGAAGAGTAGGTTCTCTCCGGGACTTTCTTTGCCTCAAATTTGTGAGAACTTTTTGAAAGCAGCATATGATCCTCGTGTTTCTGGGATCTATCTTCATATTGATAGTTTAAATTGCGGGTGGGGTAAAGTAGAAGAAATTCGAAGGCATATATTGGATTTCAAAAAATCAG GAAAATTTATTCTGGCTTATGTGCCTTTATGTCAAGAAAAAGAGTATTACCTTGCATGTGCATGTGACGAGATATACTCTCCACCCAGTGCTTACTTTTCTTTGTTTGGATTGACTGTTCAAGCCTCATTCCTTAGAG GTATTTTGGATAACATAGGAATTGAACCGCAAGTGGAAAGAATTGGAAAATATAAAAGTGCAGGTGATCAACTAGCTCGAAGAACCATGTCTGAGGAAAATTGTGAGATGCTGACTGCATTGCTTGATAATATCTATACAAATTGGCTGGATAAAGTCTCTTCTTCCAAAG GAAAAAGTAGAGAAGATATTGAGAAACTCATAAATGAAGGTGTTTATCAAGTTGACAAGCTGAAAGAAGAGGGACTCATATCAAATGTAATCTATGATGACGAG ATTATCACCATGTTGAAGGAGAGACTTGGAGTGAAACTTGATAAAGATCTGCCTATGGTGGACTACAG GAAATACTCTCGAGTTAGGAAATGGACTGTTGGAATATCAGGTGGTAGAGAACTTATAGCCATTATCCGAGCATCAGGGAGCATTAGTCGTGTAGAGAGTCAATTAAGTGTCTCTAGCTCAGGCATCACTGCGGAGAAGTTTATTGAAAAGATTCGAACTGTCAGAG AGTCAAAAAAATTTAAGGCTGCTATCATTAGAATTGACAGTCCTGGAGGTGATGCTCTTGCTTCTGATTT GATGTGGAGAGAAATCCGGCTTTTGGCTGCCAAAAAACCAGTCATTGCTTCAATGTCTGATGTGGCAGCAAGCGGAGGGTACTACATGGCAATGGGAGCTGATGCTATTGTTGCAGAAAGCCTTACCTTAACTGGTTCAATTGGAGTGGTCACAG GAAAATTTAACCTGGGGAAACTGTATGAGAAGATTGGCTTTAACAAAGAAGTTATATCAAGGGGAAGATATGCTGAGCTCCTTGCTGCTGAACAACGTCCTTTCAG ACCAGATGAAGCAGAGTTATTTGCCAAATCAGCCAGGCATGCTTATAAACAATTTCGGGACAAGGCTGCTTTGTCCAGATCAATGACA GTAGAAAAGATGGAGGAGGTTGCACAGGGAAGGGTTTGGACTGGTAATGATGCAGCATCGCATGGTTTAGTTGATGCTATTGGCGGGCTTTCTCGTGCTATTGCCATAGCAAAAGTCAAGGCCAATATACCTCAAGACAGTCAG GTTACACTTGTGGAGATCTCCAGATCCAGCCCTTCTCTACCCGAGCTCTTGTTAGGTGTAGGGAGTTCCCTCGTTGGAGCTGACAGAATGGTGAAGGAACTGCTACAGGGCATGACATTTTCTGATGGAGTTCAAGCCCGGATGGATGGAATCATGTTTCAGACATTGGAAGAATATCCTTTTGGGAATCCCATTTTGTCAATAATAAAAGATTACCTCAGTTCCCTGTAG
- the LOC137820767 gene encoding pentatricopeptide repeat-containing protein At1g18485 has protein sequence MASVSPPTLSWHHRLPIHHRSSWTWNHNKSNSFPSFMLPKSSLSSPTTRKLHHLSPTQTNNAHQPFLQRLHDLCDSGNLNEALNLLHSQSQNGVGSSSDIIKEAIGLLLRACAHHKDVEIGRKLHAMVSASHRFHNDVVLNTRIVSMYAACGSPSDSRSAFDAAKEKDLFLYNALLSSYARNALFRDAILLFLDLLYATELVPDNFTLPCVVKACAGVADAGLGEAVHALALKLGLFSDVFVGNALIAMYGKCGLVESAVKVFETMPKRNLVTWNSMMYACSENGGFEECCGVFKGLLSEEEGLVPDIATMVTVIPACATLGEVGMGMVLHGLAFKLGISEEVTVNNCLVDMYSKCGYMREARVLFDMNGGRNVVSWNTMIGGYSKVGDFRGVFVLLREMLKEEKVKVNEVTVLNVLPACSDELVTLKELHGYALRRGFQIDELVANAFVAAYARCSLLDCAEHVFCGMEEKTVSTWNALIGAHAQNGFPRKALDLYLVMRDSGLNPDRFTIGSLLLACAHLKFLRLGKEIHGFMMRNGLELDKFLGISLLSLYIQCGSILRAKLIFDKMENKSLVCWNAMISGFSQNELPCEALDTFQQMLSSGIEPQEIAVMCVLSACSQVSSLRLGKEVHSFALKAHLSDNNFVICALIDMYAKCGCMEHSQNIFDRVNNKDEAVWNAMIAGYGIHGNGPKAVELFELMQNNGCRPDSFTFMGVLMACNHAGIVTEGLKYLGQMQSLYGVKPKLEHYACVIDMLGRAGQLKEALKLVNEMPDEPDSGIWSSLLSSCRNYGDFDIGEEVSKKLLELEPDKVENYVLLSNLYAGLGKWDEVRKVRQRMKEIGLHKDAGCSWIEIGGKVYRFLVSDGSLLESKKIQQTWNKLEKKISKVGYKPDTSCVLHELEEEEKIKILKRHSEKLAISFGLLNTAKGTTLRICKNLRICVDCHNAIKLVSKVVERDIVVRDNKRFHHFKNGFCTCGDYW, from the coding sequence ATGGCTTCTGTGTCACCACCAACTCTCTCATGGCATCACAGACTCCCCATTCATCACAGAAGCAGTTGGACATGGAACCACAACAAAAGCAACTCTTTTCCTTCATTTATGCTTCCAAaatcttctctttcttctccaacAACACGCAAACTTCACCATCTTTCTCCCACCCAAACAAACAACGCACACCAACCCTTTCTGCAACGCCTACACGATCTCTGCGACTCCGGGAACCTCAACGAAGCCCTCAACTTGCTCCACTCGCAGTCCCAAAACGGCGTCGGTTCCTCTTCAGACATTATAAAAGAAGCCATTGGACTCTTACTACGAGCCTGTGCGCACCACAAGGATGTCGAGATCGGGCGAAAGCTCCACGCTATGGTGTCGGCGTCGCATCGGTTCCACAACGACGTCGTTCTGAACACCCGCATTGTTTCCATGTACGCCGCGTGTGGGTCCCCCTCGGACTCTCGCTCCGCCTTCGACGCCGCGAAGGAAAAGGACCTGTTCCTCTACAACGCGCTTCTCAGCAGCTACGCGCGTAACGCGCTTTTCCGCGACGCGATTTTGCTGTTCCTCGACTTGCTCTACGCGACGGAGCTCGTGCCCGACAACTTCACGCTCCCCTGCGTGGTTAAGGCCTGCGCCGGCGTCGCGGACGCGGGACTCGGCGAAGCGGTTCACGCGCTGGCTTTGAAGTTGGGTCTTTTCTCTGACGTTTTTGTGGGGAACGCGCTTATTGCCATGTACGGGAAATGCGGGCTCGTAGAGAGTGCCGTCAAGGTGTTTGAAACTATGCCAAAGAGAAACTTGGTGACATGGAACTCGATGATGTACGCGTGTTCTGAGAATGGGGGTTTTGAGGAGTGTTGCGGTGTTTTTAAGGGACTGTTAAGTGAGGAAGAAGGTTTGGTACCTGATATTGCTACGATGGTGACGGTGATTCCTGCGTGCGCTACTCTAGGTGAAGTGGGAATGGGAATGGTTCTTCATGGTTTGGCTTTTAAACTTGGCATTAGTGAGGAAGTGACGGTGAATAATTGCCTTGTTGACATGTATTCGAAATGCGGTTACATGAGGGAGGcgagagttttgtttgatatGAATGGTGGGAGGAATGTTGTTTCTTGGAATACCATGATTGGTGGATATTCCAAGGTAGGAGATTTTCGTGGAGTGTTTGTGCTGCTACGAGAGATGCTGAAAGAAGAGAAGGTGAAGGTGAATGAGGTGACGGTGTTAAACGTTCTGCCAGCTTGTTCGGATGAGCTGGTGACCTTGAAAGAACTTCATGGTTATGCTCTTAGGCGAGGATTTCAGATTGATGAATTGGTAGCCAATGCTTTTGTTGCTGCCTATGCGAGGTGCAGTTTGCTGGATTGCGCTGAGCATGTCTTCTGTGGTATGGAAGAGAAAACGGTGAGCACCTGGAATGCACTGATTGGTGCCCACGCACAAAATGGCTTTCCCAGAAAGGCTTTAGATTTGTATCTTGTGATGAGGGATTCTGGGTTGAATCCTGATCGGTTTACTATAGGTAGCCTTCTTTTAGCTTGTGCGCACTTGAAATTCCTTCGTCTTGGCAAAGAGATTCATGGTTTTATGATGCGTAATGGTTTAGAGCTGGATAAATTTCTTGGGATATCGTTGTTGTCACTTTATATTCAATGTGGTAGTATATTACGAGCAAAGTTAATTTTTGATAAGATGGAAAACAAGAGTTTAGTATGCTGGAATGCCATGATTTCTGGCTTTTCGCAGAATGAACTTCCTTGTGAGGCTCTTGATACATTTCAACAAATGCTCTCAAGTGGAATTGAGCCACAAGAGATTGCTGTAATGTGTGTTCTGAGCGCTTGTTCGCAGGTTTCATCATTGCGGCTTGGAAAAGAAGTTCACTCCTTTGCACTGAAAGCTCATTTATCTGACAATAACTTTGTTATTTGTGCATTGATAGACATGTATGCTAAATGTGGATGTATGGAACATTCTCAGAACATTTTTGATAGGGTAAATAACAAGGATGAAGCAGTATGGAATGCTATGATTGCAGGATATGGGATTCATGGGAATGGACCGAAGGCTGTTGAGCTGTTTGAATTAATGCAAAATAATGGCTGCAGGCCAGATTCTTTTACGTTTATGGGAGTGTTAATGGCCTGCAACCATGCTGGCATAGTGACAGAAGGATTAAAATATCTTGGTCAGATGCAGAGCTTGTATGGTGTAAAGCCAAAGTTAGAACATTATGCATGCGTGATCGATATGCTTGGTCGAGCAGGGCAGTTGAAAGAAGCTTTAAAGTTGGTAAATGAGATGCCAGATGAACCAGATTCAGGTATATGGAGTTCTTTACTCAGTTCCTGTAGGAATTATGGGGATTTTGATATTGGAGAGGAAGTTTCCAAAAAGTTATTAGAATTGGAACCAGATAAAGTTGAGAATTATGTATTGCTATCAAACTTATATGCTGGATTAGGAAAATGGGATGAGGTGAGAAAGGTACGGCAGAGAATGAAGGAGATTGGTCTTCATAAAGACGCAGGCTGCAGTTGGATTGAAATAGGAGGAAAGGTTTATAGATTTCTTGTCAGTGATGGATCACTTTTGGAATcaaaaaagattcagcaaactTGGAATAAATTGGAGAAAAAAATAAGCAAAGTTGGATATAAACCCGACACAAGTTGTGTGCTTCATGAATTGGAAGAAGAGGAAAAGATTAAGATACTGAAGAGACATAGCGAGAAGCTTGCAATTTCTTTTGGGCTGTTAAATACGGCTAAAGGTACAACATTGAGGATTTGCAAAAATTTACGCATATGTGTAGACTGTCACAATGCAATCAAGTTAGTATCAAAAGTTGTTGAAAGGGATATTGTTGTAAGGGACAACAAGCGGTTTCATCATTTCAAAAACGGATTTTGTACTTGTGGAGATTACTGGTAG
- the LOC137820768 gene encoding protein ENHANCER OF LHP1 1, with protein sequence MKVRSVKLREAHGAIGGRASFCSVLWDQQATHLVTASSSDISICIHDPLSPSISPKILRHHRDGVTALALSPNSTCLASGSIDRSVKLYKFPGGEFERNITRFTLPIRSLAFNKSGSMVAAAGDDEGIKLINTFDGTITRVLKGHKGSVTGLAFDPNGEYLASMDSTGTVILWELQSGKIIHNLKGIAPDTGLDISAMNVLCWSPDGETLAVPGLKNDVVMYDRDTAEKLFSLRGDHIRPICFLCWSPNGKYIATSGLDRQVLIWDVSRKQDIDRQRFDEIVCCMAWKPIGNALAVVDVMGKYGIWDNVIPSSMKSPTEDIPVKYKSNGVLLFDEEDRENSASGSLSDIGENSNEESEPTSRKRLRKHSLSEENLGENECEEIALYPKVGSHNKRNRSSKENLDSKNLGVKGTMVTSKAKMPEAFQPGSTPLQPGKRRFLCYNMLGCITSIEHDGYSHIEIDFHDTGSTPRVPSMTDHFGFTMAALSENGGVFANPCKGEKNMSTLMYRPFSSWANNSEWSMRFEGEEVKVVALGAAWVAAVTSLNYLRIFSDGGLQKHVFSLDGPVLTASGFNEKLAVVTHAFDYLSSNDQMLEFIVFNIPQGIQLLQGRMPISPGSSLSWFGFSEEGQLCSYDSKGVLRSYTSQFGGRWVPLFSALKENSKENYWVTGLNASKVFCVVCKKPDDFPQVMPKPVLTPLSLSLPLASSDLGSEVHENEFMMNNLHLFLVQRRMEEMASLGLDTTSLDDDAFNLEAAQDKCILRLIASCCNSNKLVRATELVKLLTLEKSVRGAIKLVTALKLPNLAERFSSILEERLLDEAEKAMGTKIKENCVAPIKADALHNGSKAPTRTETLNAVTMSSSELSSPSFIKKHKTQEVAKAGIIRTAMVNETMKGKQTGEETRDKVGDMRQVEQTPHPSYDPSTKSSKKNGLDKSDTSLGQPSRPSNPFLKSTIK encoded by the exons ATGAAGGTCCGGTCGGTGAAGTTAAGGGAGGCACACGGTGCCATTGGAGGGCGCGCGTCTTTCTGCTCCGTTCTGTGGGACCAGCAAGCCACTCATTTGGTTACCGCTTCCTCTTCCGACATCTCCATCTGTATCCACGACCCCCTTTCTCCCTCCATCTCTCCCAAAATCCTCCGCCACCACCGCGACGGCGTCACTGCCTTGGCTCTAAGCCCCAATTCCACTTGCCTCGCTTCCGGATCCATTGATCGTTCCGTCAAACTCTACAAGTTCCCCG GTGGAGAGTTTGAGAGAAACATTACAAGGTTTACACTTCCAATACGCTCCCTGGCATTTAACAAATCAGGGAGCATGGTGGCTGCTGCTGGTGATGATGAGGGTATCAAGCTTATTAATACATTTGATGGTACCATTACTAGGGTTCTTAAAGGACATAAAGGGTCTGTCACTGGCTTGGCTTTTGACCCTAACGGGGAATACTTAGCCTCTATGGATTCAACTGGAACTGTTATTTTGTGGGAGCTTCAGTCTGGGAAAATCATTCATAACCTCAAAGGCATAGCTCCTGACACTGGACTAGATATTTCAGCTATGAATGTTCTTTGCTGGAGTCCTGATGGTGAGACCTTAGCCGTTCCTGGTTTGAAAAATGATGTTGTAATGTATGACAGGGACACTGCTGAGAAGTTGTTTTCTTTGAGAGGAGATCACATACGGCCAATATGTTTCTTGTGTTGGTCTCCCAATGGCAAGTACATTGCTACCTCTGGTTTAGACAGGCAGGTTCTGATCTGGGATGTTAGTAGGAAGCAGGACATTGACAGACAGAGGTTTGATGAAATAGTGTGTTGCATGGCGTGGAAGCCAATTGGAAACGCTTTGGCTGTTGTGGATGTTATGGGGAAGTATGGTATTTGGGACAATGTTATTCCTTCGTCTATGAAGTCCCCAACTGAGGATATACCTGTGAAATACAAGAGCAATGGGGTTCTTTTGTTTGATGAGGAGGATCGTGAAAATAGTGCAAGTGGAAGCTTGAGTGATATTGGTGAAAATAGTAATGAGGAGTCTGAGCCAACCAGCAGGAAAAGATTGCGTAAACATTCTTTGAGTGAGGAAAATTTAGGTGAGAATGAATGTGAGGAAATTGCATTGTATCCGAAGGTTGGTTCTCACAATAAACGAAATCGATCAAGCAAGGAAAATTTGGATAGTAAGAATCTGGGAGTTAAAGGCACCATGGTAACATCTAAGGCAAAGATGCCGGAGGCATTTCAACCAGGATCTACTCCTTTGCAGCCAGGGAAAAGACGTTTCTTATGCTACAATATGCTTGGATGTATAACCTCTATTGAACACGATGGATACTCCCATATTGAG ATTGATTTTCATGATACTGGAAGCACTCCACGAGTTCCTTCAATGACTGATCATTTTGGATTCACAATGGCAGCATTGAGTGAGAATGGGGGCGTCTTTGCAAATCCTTGTAAGGGGGAGAAGAACATGAGCACCCTCATGTATCGCCCATTTAGTAGCTGGGCCAACAATAGCGAG TGGTCTATGCGCTTTGAAGGAGAAGAAGTGAAGGTTGTTGCACTTGGCGCTGCTTGGGTTGCTGCAGTAACTAGTTTGAACTACCTTCGCATCTTTTCTGATGGTGGTTTGCAG AAACATGTGTTTTCACTAGATGGACCAGTGTTGACTGCGTCCGGTTTCAATGAGAAGCTTGCAGTTGTCACTCATGCTTTTGATTACCTTTCCTCAAATGATCAG ATGCTAGAGTTTATAGTATTTAATATCCCTCAAGGGATCCAACTCCTTCAAGGTCGCATGCCAATATCTCCTGGTTCATCCCTAAGTTGGTTTGGGTTTAGCGAGGAAGGCCAACTGTGTTCATACGATTCGAAG gGTGTGCTAAGATCATATACGAGCCAATTTGGTGGCAGATGGGTCCCACTCTTCAG TGCTTTAAAAGAGAATTCAAAAGAAAACTACTGGGTAACGGGGTTGAATGCAAGCAAGGTATTTTGTGTGGTATGCAAAAAGCCTGATGACTTCCCTCAG GTCATGCCTAAGCCAGTTCTCACTCCGTTGAGTCTTTCACTTCCCCTTGCTTCCTCTGACTTGGGATCTGAAGTCCATGAAAACGAGTTTATGATGAACAACTTGCATCTCTTTTTG GTTCAGAGAAGAATGGAAGAAATGGCATCTCTAGGTCTGGACACTACTTCACTTGATGACGATGCTTTCAATTTGGAAGCAGCGCAGGATAAATGTATACTGAGGCTAATAGCATCATGCTGCAACA GCAATAAGCTTGTGCGAGCTACTGAACTTGTGAAACTTTTGACTCTGGAAAAATCAGTGAGAGGTGCAATAAAACTTGTTACTGCTCTGAAACTTCCAAACTTGGCCGAAAGGTTCAGCAGCATATTGGAG GAAAGGCTACTGGATGAAGCAGAAAAAGCTATGGGAACCAAGATCAAAGAAAACTGTGTTGCACCCATTAAAGCTGATGCTCTTCATAACGGAAGCAAGGCCCCAACTCGAACTGAAACATTAAATGCAGTTACTATGTCATCATCAGAATTATCTTCTCCATCATTCATAAAGAAACACAAAACTCAAGAGGTAGCTAAAGCTGGCATAATTAGAACTGCAATGGTAAATGAAACTATGAAGGGAAAGCAGACAGGGGAAGAAACAAGGGACAAGGTGGGAGACATGCGTCAGGTGGAACAGACTCCTCATCCATCATATGATCCCTCTACGAAGTCATCAAAGAAGAATGGACTTGACAAATCAGACACTAGTTTGGGACAACCCAGTCGTCCATCCAATCCATTTTTGAAGTCTACTATCAAGTGA